A region of Cloacibacillus sp. DNA encodes the following proteins:
- a CDS encoding aromatic amino acid ammonia-lyase, whose amino-acid sequence MTITLTGDGLTIEKVWEIAVNGAKVEVSADAEERLIKSRQLVYDLVDSDVPVYGFNTGVGWNKDHTIAKGFFESFNRKLIYSHSLGIKPEASEKEVRAIMAIRLNCLLQGYTGIQPAIAIRYAELLNCGIHPVMPERGSVGEGDITLLSHIGLAMIGEGFVNYNGVRMPSAEAHKLAGLEPVTLGPKDGLAIVSSSSFSAGEAALAIKELRELADMGDIISALSLEGLHGNTSPLDPAVMAARKLDGQTESAANVSKYIEGSDIYKTYPGKPVQDALCFRGAAYVNGSLRDALAYVEKYLYIQMNSTDDNPCVLLDERRIISNSNFETTTLATAMEMLSIVLTHVSRMSCYRMIRLANPVLTKLPRFLSHDGGESHCFGTFQKTFASLDTEIRHLSNPCSVDYLSLSGSIEDHANNISIVAQHLRQIVENLQYIYGMETIHACQAIDLRKMQEEFTLGKGTELAYQAFRKEIPLYTNDRPISPDIQKAFEFVKSGKLIKEVKEKIIK is encoded by the coding sequence ATGACTATTACACTTACAGGCGACGGCCTTACAATCGAAAAAGTATGGGAAATTGCTGTAAACGGAGCTAAAGTTGAAGTAAGCGCCGACGCGGAGGAAAGACTTATAAAATCCAGACAGCTCGTTTACGATCTCGTCGACTCGGACGTTCCCGTATACGGATTCAACACCGGCGTCGGCTGGAACAAAGACCACACGATTGCGAAGGGATTTTTTGAGTCCTTCAACCGCAAGCTCATATATTCGCATTCTCTCGGCATCAAGCCGGAAGCCTCTGAAAAAGAGGTGCGCGCCATCATGGCGATACGCCTCAACTGCCTGCTGCAGGGTTACACCGGCATTCAGCCCGCCATCGCGATACGCTACGCGGAGCTGCTGAACTGCGGAATACACCCAGTCATGCCGGAAAGAGGCTCCGTCGGAGAAGGGGACATCACGCTGCTTTCCCATATCGGCCTTGCAATGATAGGCGAGGGCTTTGTAAATTACAACGGCGTCAGAATGCCGTCAGCCGAGGCTCACAAGCTTGCCGGTCTGGAACCGGTGACGCTCGGCCCGAAAGACGGACTTGCAATCGTCAGTTCAAGCTCCTTCTCTGCCGGCGAAGCGGCCCTTGCGATCAAAGAACTGAGAGAGCTCGCGGACATGGGAGACATCATCTCCGCGCTCTCGCTCGAAGGTCTGCACGGCAACACCTCGCCGCTCGACCCAGCCGTTATGGCCGCCAGAAAACTTGACGGACAGACGGAGAGCGCTGCCAACGTCAGCAAATACATCGAAGGCAGCGACATTTACAAAACCTACCCCGGCAAGCCGGTACAGGACGCACTCTGTTTCCGCGGCGCCGCGTACGTAAACGGTTCGCTGAGAGACGCTCTCGCCTACGTTGAAAAATATCTATACATCCAGATGAACTCGACAGACGACAATCCATGCGTTCTTTTAGACGAAAGGCGTATCATCTCAAATTCAAACTTTGAGACGACGACGCTCGCCACAGCGATGGAGATGCTCTCGATAGTGCTGACCCACGTCTCGCGCATGTCCTGCTACCGTATGATCAGGCTGGCAAACCCGGTGCTCACAAAACTGCCGCGCTTCCTCAGCCATGACGGTGGGGAATCGCATTGCTTCGGCACATTCCAGAAGACATTCGCCTCTCTCGACACGGAGATCAGACACCTCTCCAACCCGTGCAGCGTCGACTATCTCTCGCTCTCCGGCTCAATCGAGGACCACGCCAACAACATCTCGATAGTGGCGCAGCATCTGCGTCAGATCGTAGAAAATCTTCAGTACATCTACGGCATGGAGACGATCCACGCCTGTCAGGCGATAGACCTGAGAAAGATGCAGGAAGAATTTACGCTTGGCAAAGGCACGGAACTGGCCTATCAAGCCTTTAGAAAAGAGATACCGCTTTACACGAATGACAGGCCGATATCGCCCGACATCCAGAAGGCGTTCGAATTTGTAAAAAGCGGCAAACTTATCAAAGAGGTCAAAGAGAAAATCATCAAGTAG